GAGTTGAACGCAGTTTAAAGCCCGAGTCTGGCAGCCATTTTTCCAATACTTGACTGATTTGCGGTAGCAACTCCCCATACACACCGTGCAAACGAAAGACCGCATGCAGCCCGCCAGGAATGACCATTTGGTTGACGATACCTCGATATTTCAGCGGTTTGTCGATGCCGATACAGGCAACATAGCGACATTTATCCAGTTCGACCCAAGCTGGATTGGAGTGATGCAAGCCAAATTGCGCCACAAAAGGGCGCCCTTCCGCGCTCGCCCACGCTTTTAAAATTAGCCACGACTTCTTGATTGAACGGTTATAGCCGACATGGCGCACATACGCAGCCAATCTTTGCGGCACCTCTACAATTTTCGGCTCAGGCAAACTGCGTTTCGCTACCCGATGGTAGCCCGCCGCTACTTCTGGATCTTTGAGATAGGGTTTGTCCGACACATGCGGGTCATGACCTCTCCACTCCCCCGGAGCCATGTGAAAAGTGGCTCTAAATGCGCGGCTGAAAGAGGAAAGCGACGTAAACCCGCACTTATTGGCGATATCCAGCACCGATGAGCGCGTATCAAACATCAATTGATTAGCGGCATATTCCATGCGAGTGCGGCGAATATATTGGTGAATCGACTCCCCCACCACCTGTTTAAACACACGATGAAAATGTTGCTCCGAATACGCAGCGATTTCAGCCAACTCGCGAGCAGACAGCTCACGGCTAATGTCTTGATGAATGTAGTAAAGCACATCATTGATGCGCGAAATGTGCTGTTTACTCATGACGAAAAAGCGGCCTTGCTAACGAAAATAGCATAAATGGACATATTCAACAGCATAAATGGACAAACTATAAAATACAACCGGATGTACTATCAGTCGAATAACAAAATCAAAGCACAGACAGGAAAACCCATGGAAATCGCTCGCTCATTACAACAGATTCAATCTTCCTATATTCGCGAAATCCTCGCCGCTGCCAGCGACCCTAGTGTGATCTCTCTTGCTGGCGGTTTGCCAGACGAGCAGACTTTTCCAATTGAGCTAATGAAGCCGACCTTGGAACAATTGTCTGAGATGCCTGAAGTGTTCCAGTATGGCGCAACGGCGGGTTATGCACCTTTGCTGCGCTTTCTCAAAACATACATGGCGCTGCCAGAGACACACATGGCGATGGCGTGCACAGGCTCGCAGCAAGGGTTGGATCTGATCGCGCGTGCTTACATCAATCCGGGTGACAGCGTGGTGATGGAGGCGCCAAGCTACCTCGGCGCGATGCAAGTCTTTGGCTTAGTGAGCGCGAACATCGTCACCGTGTCGCAAAACGAACACGGGCCAAACCTCGATGAGTTGGCAGCCTGTTTCAAACAACACGCGCCGAAGATGTTTTACGCAGTACCAGATTTCCACAACCCAACGGGGGTCTGCTGGTCGCTCGAGACACGTCAGCAAGTGGCTAAGCTGTGCATTGAGCATAAAGTCGCCTTTATTGAGGATGCGCCGTATCGCGAGCTACGCTTCCAAGGGGAAGCTCTGCCGCTGGTATCGGACTTCTGCCCGCAAGATTCTATCGTGCTGCGTTCTTTCTCCAAGATTGCCTCTCCGGGTCTGCGTATCGGTATTGTCACTGGCAAAACCAGCTATTTAGAACCACTTATCAAAGTCAAACAAGGCGCGGATCTGCACTCCAGCGTACCAATGCAAGCTCTGCTGCTTGGCTTATTGCAGCATGAGCAGTTCCCTGAACATATGCAAAAAATCCGCACCCTGTACCACGCTCGCTATCAAGTGCTCGCGCAAGCGCTACAAGAGCAGCTCCCAGCAAACTGCCAACTTAAGCCCGTCGATGGCGGTATGTTTGTCTGGGTCACTTTGCCACCATGCGATACCTTCGCATTGGCTAAGGCGCTGCTTAGCAATGGTGTGGCCGTAGTGCCTAGCCCTGTTTTCTACCCGGCCGGACAAGCTGCACCTGCCGCGCTGCGTCTCAACTTTACTAACGCGACCCCAGAGCAGTTGAAAGAAGCCGTGACCCGATTGGCCGAAGGGCTTAAACTGGCCTTGGTTTAAGTCAATCCCATTAAAATACAGTGACATGAACCGCCTTCGGGCGGTTTTTTATACGCGCTAAAAGGTGACCTGTGGCAGCTAAAAACAAACTCATCCGCTATCTCAGCATCGAGGCTGACGAGCTTTTCCAACGCGAGGCGGCGTTGATCAAACAAGTGCAAACGGGTGAACTAGAGCAAGCGCTGCTGCTGTGGCAGGTCAAACAGCCAACGCTTGTCTTGCCAGCGGGGAACAAGTGGCCACAAAGCGAGCAGTTACACCGAGAGCTGGCCCAACTGGGCTGGCAACTGACGGCCAGAAAAACCGGTGGCGCACCAGTGCCACAAGTGCCCGGCATCATTAACCTTTCGCACCTCTATCATTGGCCGCACGATCAAGCCTATGACATCCGCAGTGCGTACTTAAAACTGTGTGACATCTTACGCCACTTCTTTCGCCACTATGGCTTAGAGGTCGATGTCCACGCCACGCCGGGTTCCTACTGCGATGGCGATTACAACCTCAACATAGGCGGACAAAAAGTGGTTGGCACCGCACAGCGAGTGCTGCTGAAAAAAGAGGGCGGGCAAGTGATACTGGCGCAAGCGTGCATTTTGATTGATGCCGATATGGCGCGAATTGTACAGCCAGTACAACTGTGTAATCGGCTCAGCCAGCGTGACGTAGAGATAAAAGCCGACGTTCACACGCCACTCTTTTCTCATCTGCAAAAAAGGCCCTCTATCGAGAGCCTGATGCAAACCTTAGCGGACTGTTTTCTGCGTTACGCTTAAGCGAGCAAAATGGCATGCAGTTCAGCCATGGAACTGACTGTATAGCTCGGCGCAATACGTTCATCGGCCGGGTTGCCTTGATGGTTCAACCAACAGGTCTCGATGCCGAAATTCATACCGCCGAGGATGTCGGAATGCAAGTTGTCCCCAACCATCAAAATCTTGCTTTTACACGGCTGCCCAGCCACTTGTAGCGCGTGATCAAAAATCGCCAGATCCGGTTTTGCCACGCCCACCTGCTCGGAGATCACCACCTTGTCAAAATACCCCGCCATGCCGGTGCGCTTGAGACGAATCGCCTGCAACTCGGTAAAACCATTGGTGATGATGCCCATTTTGACTTTACCGTGCAGCGCTTCCATCAGCTCCTTGACCCCAGGCAACAAGGTACAAATATCGGCCATGGCTTCAAGAAACGCACTATTGAGTTCCTGCGTGGTGGTGTTGAGTTTCTCGGCCCACTCCTTAAAGCGGCGATGTTTGATCTCATCGGCGGTGATTTTGCCGTCTTGATAGTCGACCCACAGCGGCTTGTTGACTTTTTGATA
This Vibrio navarrensis DNA region includes the following protein-coding sequences:
- a CDS encoding AraC family transcriptional regulator, giving the protein MSKQHISRINDVLYYIHQDISRELSARELAEIAAYSEQHFHRVFKQVVGESIHQYIRRTRMEYAANQLMFDTRSSVLDIANKCGFTSLSSFSRAFRATFHMAPGEWRGHDPHVSDKPYLKDPEVAAGYHRVAKRSLPEPKIVEVPQRLAAYVRHVGYNRSIKKSWLILKAWASAEGRPFVAQFGLHHSNPAWVELDKCRYVACIGIDKPLKYRGIVNQMVIPGGLHAVFRLHGVYGELLPQISQVLEKWLPDSGFKLRSTPAYVHYHRNHFVDENEAFELDFYLPISFF
- a CDS encoding aminotransferase-like domain-containing protein, yielding MEIARSLQQIQSSYIREILAAASDPSVISLAGGLPDEQTFPIELMKPTLEQLSEMPEVFQYGATAGYAPLLRFLKTYMALPETHMAMACTGSQQGLDLIARAYINPGDSVVMEAPSYLGAMQVFGLVSANIVTVSQNEHGPNLDELAACFKQHAPKMFYAVPDFHNPTGVCWSLETRQQVAKLCIEHKVAFIEDAPYRELRFQGEALPLVSDFCPQDSIVLRSFSKIASPGLRIGIVTGKTSYLEPLIKVKQGADLHSSVPMQALLLGLLQHEQFPEHMQKIRTLYHARYQVLAQALQEQLPANCQLKPVDGGMFVWVTLPPCDTFALAKALLSNGVAVVPSPVFYPAGQAAPAALRLNFTNATPEQLKEAVTRLAEGLKLALV
- a CDS encoding lipoate--protein ligase family protein, with the protein product MAAKNKLIRYLSIEADELFQREAALIKQVQTGELEQALLLWQVKQPTLVLPAGNKWPQSEQLHRELAQLGWQLTARKTGGAPVPQVPGIINLSHLYHWPHDQAYDIRSAYLKLCDILRHFFRHYGLEVDVHATPGSYCDGDYNLNIGGQKVVGTAQRVLLKKEGGQVILAQACILIDADMARIVQPVQLCNRLSQRDVEIKADVHTPLFSHLQKRPSIESLMQTLADCFLRYA
- the yjjG gene encoding pyrimidine 5'-nucleotidase, which gives rise to MKYDWIWFDADETLFHFDAFKGMQLMFARKGVDFTEQDFHHYQKVNKPLWVDYQDGKITADEIKHRRFKEWAEKLNTTTQELNSAFLEAMADICTLLPGVKELMEALHGKVKMGIITNGFTELQAIRLKRTGMAGYFDKVVISEQVGVAKPDLAIFDHALQVAGQPCKSKILMVGDNLHSDILGGMNFGIETCWLNHQGNPADERIAPSYTVSSMAELHAILLA